A genomic region of Kribbella sp. NBC_00382 contains the following coding sequences:
- a CDS encoding ribose-5-phosphate isomerase: MRVHIGSDHAGFDLKNHLVQHLKGAGHDVVDHGPAVFDAVDDYPPFCLRAAEGTVGDEGSLGIVIGGSGNGEQIAANKVKGVRAALAWSAETAELGRLHNNANVVSVGARMHSEAEATTFVDVFLSTAYSGEERHTRRIEMLSAYEETGELPPLPSSSS; encoded by the coding sequence ATGCGAGTGCACATCGGCTCTGATCACGCCGGCTTCGACCTGAAGAACCATCTGGTCCAGCACCTCAAGGGTGCCGGGCATGACGTTGTCGACCACGGCCCGGCCGTGTTCGACGCGGTGGACGACTATCCGCCGTTCTGCCTGCGGGCAGCCGAGGGGACCGTCGGTGACGAGGGCAGCCTCGGCATCGTGATCGGTGGCTCGGGCAACGGTGAGCAGATCGCCGCGAACAAGGTGAAGGGCGTCCGGGCCGCACTGGCCTGGAGTGCCGAGACCGCTGAGCTCGGCCGCCTGCACAACAACGCGAACGTGGTCAGCGTCGGCGCGCGGATGCACAGCGAGGCGGAGGCGACCACGTTCGTGGACGTCTTCCTCTCCACCGCGTACTCCGGCGAGGAGCGGCACACCCGGCGGATCGAGATGCTGTCCGCCTACGAGGAGACCGGCGAACTGCCGCCGTTGCCGTCCTCTTCCTCCTGA
- a CDS encoding mycothiol-dependent nitroreductase Rv2466c family protein, translating into MTPTADFWFDPACPWAWMTSRWMLEVEQVRDVKTAWHVMSLAILNEDRDEHDENWQRKLGRVRVLIAAEQAHGNEVLLPLYTALGNRIHVDGRGGQDDAVLAEALEEAGLPASLLDAADTDKYDDALRKSHLAGMDLVGMEVGTPVIAVEGTAFFGPVVTPAPKGEAAGKLWDGVRLVAATDGFFELKRTRDRSPSFE; encoded by the coding sequence ATGACCCCCACCGCTGATTTCTGGTTCGACCCGGCCTGCCCCTGGGCCTGGATGACGTCTCGCTGGATGCTCGAGGTCGAGCAGGTCCGGGACGTGAAGACCGCCTGGCACGTGATGAGCCTGGCGATCCTGAACGAGGACCGTGACGAGCACGACGAGAACTGGCAGCGCAAGCTCGGCCGGGTCCGGGTGCTGATCGCCGCCGAGCAGGCGCACGGCAACGAGGTCCTGTTGCCGCTCTACACCGCACTCGGAAACCGCATCCATGTCGACGGTCGCGGCGGCCAGGACGACGCCGTGCTCGCCGAGGCACTCGAGGAGGCCGGCCTGCCGGCCTCGCTGCTGGACGCTGCGGACACGGACAAGTACGACGACGCGCTGCGCAAGTCGCACCTCGCCGGGATGGACCTGGTCGGCATGGAGGTCGGTACGCCGGTCATCGCCGTCGAGGGCACCGCGTTCTTCGGCCCGGTCGTCACGCCGGCGCCCAAGGGTGAGGCGGCCGGCAAGCTCTGGGACGGCGTCCGGCTGGTCGCGGCGACCGACGGATTCTTCGAGCTGAAGCGCACCCGGGACCGGAGTCCCAGCTTCGAATAA